From the genome of Ectobacillus sp. JY-23, one region includes:
- a CDS encoding SDR family oxidoreductase: MKRKIAMVTGANRGIGFEIVKQLGRSGITVVMTARDEEKGRAACEQLKQEDLDIHFFALDVTNEVRIQEVASYVQQQFGILDILINNAGIYIDNNDSILDIALDTMRTTVETNVYGPLRLAQVLVPLLKQSESGRIINVSSGMGALSDIGAFYPSYALSKAALNMITMQLGDALRKDDIYVNAMCPGWVRTDMGGRSAPRSVIEGADTAVWLATADIKQSGKFFRDRKEISW, translated from the coding sequence ATGAAGCGAAAAATTGCAATGGTAACAGGAGCAAACAGAGGAATTGGTTTTGAAATTGTCAAGCAGCTTGGGCGTTCTGGTATCACCGTTGTTATGACGGCTCGAGATGAGGAAAAGGGAAGAGCTGCGTGTGAACAATTGAAGCAAGAAGATTTGGATATTCACTTTTTCGCTTTAGACGTAACAAACGAAGTCCGTATACAAGAGGTTGCCTCTTACGTACAGCAGCAATTTGGTATCCTTGATATTTTAATTAACAATGCAGGTATTTATATAGATAACAATGATAGCATTTTAGACATAGCCTTAGATACCATGCGGACAACTGTGGAAACCAATGTCTACGGCCCTCTTCGGCTTGCTCAGGTGCTGGTGCCTTTGCTTAAGCAAAGTGAAAGCGGGCGTATTATCAATGTGTCGAGCGGAATGGGAGCACTCTCGGATATAGGAGCGTTTTATCCATCCTATGCGCTTTCGAAAGCAGCTTTAAATATGATAACTATGCAGTTGGGAGATGCCTTAAGAAAAGATGATATATATGTAAATGCCATGTGCCCAGGCTGGGTTCGCACGGATATGGGGGGACGCAGCGCTCCGCGATCTGTTATAGAAGGTGCTGACACTGCAGTATGGCTGGCGACAGCGGATATCAAGCAATCGGGTAAGTTTTTTAGAGATCGCAAAGAAATTTCATGGTAA
- a CDS encoding zinc-binding dehydrogenase, whose amino-acid sequence MKALLLHEKGQWKDMKIEEVSAPTPQKGEVLVEVHAAGLNPVDYKTGTNGNPNWVYPHILGLDVAGVIAEVGEGVTEWKKGDRVVYHGDWIRPGGYAQYSITTAQTVSRIPDSVSFEDAAAIPTAGYTAYQALFRKLPLNRIHTILIHGGAGGVGGFGVQLAKLAGKTVISTASAHNHEYVKSLGADYVIDYREENVKERIMEITNGRGVDAVVDAVSRQSATDSLDMLAFMGHIVYIAGTPDFAHIKPFTKVVSYHEIALAAAHQADFESQKDLAVMGDEMLALLAEGKISSLLEEVISFEEVPAALARLSERHVKGKIVAKIK is encoded by the coding sequence ATGAAAGCATTGTTACTTCACGAAAAAGGACAATGGAAAGATATGAAAATTGAAGAGGTGAGCGCGCCAACGCCTCAAAAAGGGGAAGTATTGGTTGAGGTGCATGCTGCAGGCTTAAATCCCGTTGATTATAAAACAGGCACAAACGGCAATCCAAACTGGGTATATCCACATATTTTGGGCTTAGATGTTGCAGGTGTAATCGCAGAAGTCGGCGAAGGTGTGACGGAATGGAAGAAAGGCGATCGTGTTGTATATCATGGCGATTGGATTCGCCCGGGCGGTTATGCACAGTATTCCATTACAACAGCACAAACGGTGTCTCGTATTCCAGACAGCGTTTCGTTTGAGGATGCCGCAGCTATTCCAACTGCGGGCTATACGGCTTATCAAGCACTATTCCGCAAACTGCCGCTTAATCGTATTCACACAATTTTGATTCACGGCGGTGCCGGCGGTGTAGGCGGATTTGGCGTACAGCTGGCGAAATTGGCAGGTAAAACAGTTATTTCCACAGCGTCTGCTCATAATCATGAATACGTCAAATCACTGGGCGCGGATTATGTCATTGATTACCGGGAAGAAAACGTAAAAGAAAGAATTATGGAGATTACAAACGGCCGCGGTGTCGATGCGGTTGTCGATGCGGTAAGCAGACAAAGTGCAACAGATTCACTAGACATGCTGGCATTTATGGGACACATCGTATATATCGCCGGTACACCTGATTTTGCACACATCAAGCCATTTACCAAAGTGGTGTCTTACCACGAAATTGCCCTTGCGGCAGCACATCAAGCAGACTTCGAATCTCAAAAGGATTTAGCGGTTATGGGAGATGAGATGCTTGCATTACTGGCGGAAGGTAAAATCTCTTCTTTGCTGGAAGAAGTTATCTCTTTTGAAGAAGTACCAGCAGCCCTTGCTCGTTTGTCTGAACGTCACGTGAAAGGCAAGATTGTAGCAAAAATTAAATAA
- a CDS encoding helix-turn-helix domain-containing protein has protein sequence MKQLNQEYHCAINMVIDIIGGKWKVLILWNLNEGTKRFNELKRAMPGITQKMLTQQLRELEDHGLVMRTVYEEVPPRVEYTTTDLGKKIQPTLFEMCKWGDLYAEEKGIQMNRCWSSYDFMEE, from the coding sequence ATGAAGCAATTAAACCAAGAATACCACTGTGCAATTAATATGGTTATCGACATTATCGGCGGTAAATGGAAGGTTCTCATTCTCTGGAATTTAAACGAGGGCACGAAGCGTTTTAATGAACTAAAACGCGCCATGCCCGGCATTACCCAAAAGATGCTGACCCAGCAGCTGCGCGAGCTGGAAGACCATGGCCTTGTCATGCGTACTGTATACGAAGAGGTACCTCCTCGTGTTGAATATACAACAACCGACCTTGGCAAAAAGATTCAACCAACTCTGTTTGAAATGTGCAAATGGGGCGATTTATATGCTGAAGAAAAAGGCATACAAATGAATCGCTGCTGGTCATCTTATGACTTTATGGAGGAGTGA
- the metG gene encoding methionine--tRNA ligase produces the protein MNIFIGGAWPYANGSLHLGHIASLLPGDVLARYHRLKGDNVLYVSGSDCNGTPIVIRAKREGVSPTEIADRYHEEFHACFTKLGFTFDHYTRTDATHHHETVHNIFLQLLANGYIYQKEIQQTYCETCAQFLPDRYVEGNCPHCGQHARGDQCDFCSTILDPMDLLDKTCQLCGTQPTVRDTKHFYLALQAFQERLEKYVEDYKQNWRDNAVQLTERYLREGLQDRAASRDLPVGVSVPVAGYEEKKIYVWIEAVSGYYSAGRHNPQFWQSDTKTYYVHGKDNIPFHTIIWPAILMGTGNSALPQYIVSNEYLTLEKKKISTSRNWAVWVPDVLERYHPDSLRYFLTMNAPENRDTDFSWREFIYSHNSELLGAYGNFVNRTLKFAEKNYGCELPVGQVDAAIKMRIEALYPLVGGLIEETSFKQALEEIFSHIRGANKYFDEREPWKHVGSEGCANTIVTCMYLIANFAQLLHPFLPFSSQTVQGMLGLDELGWGAIEPPAHIHHVQPLFARIDVKQIEEELQRLHHSSIKS, from the coding sequence ATGAATATTTTTATCGGCGGCGCTTGGCCGTATGCAAACGGATCGCTTCATCTTGGTCACATTGCTAGTTTATTACCAGGAGACGTGTTAGCACGTTACCATCGTTTAAAAGGAGATAACGTATTGTATGTTTCAGGCAGTGACTGCAATGGTACACCAATTGTGATACGTGCAAAGCGGGAGGGAGTAAGTCCTACAGAAATTGCTGACCGCTATCATGAGGAGTTTCATGCCTGCTTTACAAAGCTGGGATTTACGTTTGACCATTATACACGCACAGACGCAACACATCATCATGAAACGGTTCACAATATTTTTTTACAGCTGCTTGCAAATGGTTATATCTATCAAAAAGAAATACAGCAAACGTACTGCGAAACATGTGCACAGTTTTTGCCCGACCGTTATGTAGAAGGAAATTGTCCGCATTGCGGCCAGCATGCACGTGGTGATCAATGTGACTTTTGCTCTACTATCCTGGATCCAATGGATTTATTAGATAAAACGTGCCAGCTATGCGGCACACAGCCAACTGTACGTGATACAAAGCATTTTTATCTTGCATTGCAGGCTTTTCAGGAGCGGCTAGAAAAATATGTGGAGGACTATAAGCAAAATTGGCGTGATAATGCAGTACAGTTAACGGAACGCTATTTACGAGAGGGATTGCAGGATAGAGCGGCGTCCCGAGATTTGCCTGTGGGTGTGAGCGTTCCTGTAGCTGGATATGAGGAAAAGAAAATCTATGTGTGGATTGAGGCGGTATCAGGTTATTATTCAGCTGGTAGGCATAATCCACAGTTTTGGCAAAGCGATACGAAAACCTATTACGTGCACGGCAAAGACAATATCCCGTTTCATACGATTATTTGGCCCGCTATTTTAATGGGAACGGGGAACTCCGCGCTCCCGCAGTATATCGTGTCTAATGAGTATCTTACGCTTGAGAAAAAGAAAATTTCTACAAGCCGCAATTGGGCCGTATGGGTGCCAGATGTATTAGAGAGATATCACCCGGATTCTCTTCGCTACTTTTTAACGATGAATGCACCAGAAAACCGCGATACCGATTTTTCGTGGCGAGAATTTATCTATAGTCATAATAGTGAATTGCTTGGTGCTTACGGTAACTTTGTAAACCGAACGTTGAAGTTTGCTGAAAAGAACTATGGGTGCGAGCTTCCGGTAGGCCAAGTCGATGCTGCTATCAAAATGAGGATAGAAGCGCTGTATCCGTTAGTAGGAGGCTTAATTGAAGAAACATCCTTTAAGCAGGCTTTGGAGGAAATCTTCTCTCATATTCGGGGTGCCAATAAGTATTTTGACGAGCGTGAGCCTTGGAAGCACGTTGGAAGTGAAGGGTGTGCAAATACAATTGTGACTTGTATGTATCTGATTGCCAATTTTGCGCAGCTGTTGCACCCGTTTTTGCCGTTCTCGAGTCAGACCGTGCAAGGCATGCTTGGATTAGATGAATTAGGCTGGGGCGCTATTGAACCGCCTGCTCACATTCATCATGTACAACCGTTATTTGCACGTATTGATGTCAAACAAATAGAGGAAGAGCTGCAGAGGCTGCATCACTCCTCCATAAAGTCATAA
- a CDS encoding DUF3231 family protein, translated as MSERILLTTPEITALWTTYIQNSATTCFYTHFLQHIQDNEIRPLIEEILQFEESNLAKIKSIFEAEQFPVPRGFSDKDVDLSAPALYTDLFSLSFIYRVGQMSLPSYATFLTKVARKDLVDLFHEFLTTSTVIYEKCLHLMLAKGIYDRPPKIIYPLDVQFMTQGHSFLDSWFGEQQPMNVIELSELFFAIERNYIGVLLMMGLIQVTHDKNIKEYLIKGKTLAEKQIEVFNKMLKEDEQLGCIPLSMEVTNSTTPPFSDHLIMFLVTATTAAGISSLASALGTSMRKDLAARYLKIIAEIISYSSEGFNVMVERGWLEQPPQPVNRHDLYKS; from the coding sequence ATGTCTGAACGTATTTTATTGACTACACCCGAGATTACAGCACTCTGGACTACATATATTCAAAACAGCGCCACTACATGCTTTTATACGCATTTCTTGCAGCATATTCAAGACAACGAAATTCGACCGCTTATTGAAGAGATTTTGCAATTTGAAGAGAGTAATTTAGCCAAAATCAAAAGCATTTTTGAAGCGGAGCAGTTTCCAGTCCCGCGCGGCTTTAGCGACAAAGATGTTGATTTATCGGCACCTGCTTTATACACCGATCTCTTTTCACTTAGCTTTATTTATCGCGTTGGACAAATGTCATTGCCAAGCTACGCTACCTTTTTAACCAAGGTGGCGCGTAAGGATTTAGTTGACTTGTTTCATGAGTTTTTAACCACTTCAACCGTTATCTATGAAAAGTGCCTGCACCTGATGTTAGCAAAAGGTATCTATGACCGCCCACCAAAAATTATCTATCCGCTGGACGTGCAATTTATGACGCAAGGTCATTCTTTTCTCGATTCTTGGTTTGGTGAGCAGCAACCTATGAATGTCATTGAGCTAAGTGAATTGTTTTTTGCAATCGAACGTAATTACATCGGCGTTCTTCTCATGATGGGGCTTATTCAGGTTACACATGACAAAAACATCAAAGAGTATTTAATCAAAGGCAAAACATTAGCGGAAAAGCAAATTGAAGTATTCAACAAAATGCTAAAAGAGGATGAACAACTAGGGTGTATCCCCCTCAGCATGGAGGTCACAAATTCTACGACACCGCCGTTTTCTGATCACTTAATTATGTTCCTGGTTACCGCCACAACAGCAGCTGGTATCTCCTCGCTCGCAAGCGCACTTGGAACGTCTATGCGCAAGGATTTAGCCGCTCGTTATTTAAAAATTATTGCGGAAATTATCAGCTACAGTAGCGAAGGCTTTAACGTCATGGTTGAACGCGGCTGGCTCGAACAGCCACCGCAGCCTGTAAACAGACATGATTTATATAAATCGTAA
- a CDS encoding nuclease-related domain-containing protein, with translation MIKKERKPPLKLQKLEALLRRLPASHLKYKEVEVELAKSRAGYKGELSLDYHINSFASPQHLIFHDLRLPHKQYFFQMDTLLVTPSYLLILEVKNMSGTLFLDQQFHQLIRNQNGEEHVFADPILQVRRQAFQLRMWLEAYKIPTVPMEYLVVMTNRNALLKSHKSEPW, from the coding sequence ATGATTAAAAAAGAGCGTAAGCCGCCGCTCAAATTGCAAAAGCTTGAAGCGCTACTACGAAGATTACCTGCTTCTCATCTAAAATATAAAGAAGTAGAAGTCGAACTTGCCAAAAGTCGTGCTGGATATAAAGGAGAGCTCTCGCTCGACTATCATATCAACTCCTTTGCTTCGCCGCAGCACCTCATTTTTCACGACCTTCGTTTACCCCACAAGCAGTACTTCTTTCAAATGGACACTCTCCTTGTTACTCCTTCTTATCTATTAATTCTGGAAGTCAAAAACATGAGCGGTACACTGTTTTTAGATCAGCAGTTTCACCAGCTCATTCGCAATCAAAATGGTGAAGAGCATGTGTTTGCAGATCCTATTTTACAGGTACGCAGACAAGCCTTTCAGCTGCGGATGTGGCTGGAGGCATATAAGATCCCCACTGTTCCTATGGAGTATTTAGTTGTTATGACAAATAGAAATGCTTTGTTAAAGAGTCATAAATCAGAGCCTTGGTAA
- the smpB gene encoding SsrA-binding protein SmpB has translation MPKGHGKVVAQNKKAYHDYFIEETYEAGMVLQGTEIKSIRAGRVNLKDAYARIQNGEIWIFGMHVSPYEQGNRYNHDPLRTRKLLLHRKEILKLIGYTKETGYTIVPLRIYLQNGFAKMQIGVAKGKKNYDKREDLKKKEAKRDIERAFRERQKM, from the coding sequence ATGCCAAAAGGACATGGAAAGGTCGTTGCACAAAATAAAAAAGCGTATCATGACTATTTCATTGAAGAAACGTATGAAGCTGGTATGGTCTTGCAAGGAACGGAAATTAAGTCAATTCGCGCCGGACGTGTAAATCTAAAGGATGCATATGCGCGCATTCAAAACGGTGAGATTTGGATTTTCGGGATGCATGTCAGCCCATATGAGCAAGGGAATCGTTATAATCACGATCCGCTGCGCACACGCAAGCTGCTGTTGCATCGCAAGGAGATCTTGAAGCTGATTGGTTATACGAAAGAGACGGGATATACAATCGTGCCGCTTCGTATTTACTTGCAGAATGGATTTGCAAAAATGCAAATCGGCGTTGCTAAAGGTAAGAAGAACTACGATAAGCGTGAAGACCTGAAGAAAAAAGAAGCCAAGCGAGATATTGAGCGTGCATTCCGCGAACGTCAAAAAATGTAA